TGCACGCCCCAGCCGCCGATGTAGCTGTACAGGTCCAGCACGCGCTTGCCTTTGGCATACGGGGCCAGGCGCGCACGGTTCATGCGGTGGTCGTAGAACCAGCCGGTTTTCTGGCCCTGGATCACCGGGGCTTCGAATTTCACACCGTTTTCTTCCAGCGCGACCCACTCCGGCACCAGGCCGAACACGGTTTCGACGTAGCGGTTGAGGCCCTCGGCGTCACGTGCGGCAGAGTCGTTCTTGAACAGAATGCCACTCGGCTTGAGCACTTGGGTCAGCGCGGCGATCACGTCTTCCTTATGGGCTTCCATGGTCGCCGAAGCGATCTGCACCACCAGGATGTCGCCGAAACGGTCGACTACCAGGCCCGGCAACAGGTCGGAATCGCCGTAGACCAGGCGGTAGAACGGCTTGTCGAACAGGCGATCACGCAGCGACAGGGCGACGTTCAGGCGATGCACCAGCAGCGACTTGTCCAGCGGCAACTTGATGTCACGCGACAGCAGGCGCGCGCAGATCAGGTTGTTCGGGCTCATGGCCACGATGCCCAAAGTCTTGCCGCCGGCCGCTTCGAGGATGGCCTGGTCGCCTGCCTGGAAGCCGTGAAGTGGGGTGGCGGCCACGTCGATTTCGTTGCTGTAGACCCACAGGTGGCCGTTGCGCAAACGACGATCGGCGTTGGCTTTGAGACGCAGGCTTGGCAGGGACATGACGTCGCTCCGGAAAAAGAGCGGGAGTATACCCTTTGCGCACCGGTTCATGTGGGAGCTGGCTTGCCTGCGATGCAGTCGGCGCGGTGTATCTGACGTACGGCGGTGATCCTATCGCAGGCAAGCCAGCTCCCACATTTAGTCCGATTTCAATCGGGCATTTGGGTGTCGGTCGAGTTTGCTTAGAGGTTAGAATCCCCGCCTAGCCCAGAGTATGTACTTATGTCCCAAGAGCTTTCCGCCGAACAGATCCAACAGGCCCTGCAGGGCATCAGCGTGCCGCCCCAGCCGCAAATCATGGTGGATTTGCAGATGGAGCAATACATGCCCGACCCGGACCTGGAAGTGATCGC
The genomic region above belongs to Pseudomonas poae and contains:
- a CDS encoding class I SAM-dependent rRNA methyltransferase — protein: MSLPSLRLKANADRRLRNGHLWVYSNEIDVAATPLHGFQAGDQAILEAAGGKTLGIVAMSPNNLICARLLSRDIKLPLDKSLLVHRLNVALSLRDRLFDKPFYRLVYGDSDLLPGLVVDRFGDILVVQIASATMEAHKEDVIAALTQVLKPSGILFKNDSAARDAEGLNRYVETVFGLVPEWVALEENGVKFEAPVIQGQKTGWFYDHRMNRARLAPYAKGKRVLDLYSYIGGWGVQAAAFGASEVFCVDASAFALDGVERNAALNGFAEKMTCIEGDVFEALKELKASEERFDVIVADPPAFIKRKKDMKNGEGAYRRLNEQAMRLLSKDGILVSASCSMHLPEDDLQNILLTSARHLDRNIQMLERGGQGPDHPVHPAIAETRYIKSITCRLLPNS